The sequence CAGGTCCTGACCGAAGAGCCGGTCGACCTGATCATCATGGACCGTAACCTTCCCGATGTCGAGGGAAGCGAATATATCGCGATGCTACGCTACCAGGGCCTCAAAACCCCGGTCATCTTCCTGTCGGCCAAAGACAGCAGTGCCCAGGTGCAGGAGGGGTTCCTGCGCGGCGGTGACGACTACATCACCAAACCGTTCGAAATCGACGAACTGATCCTGCGGATCAAGGCCGTTCTGCGCCGTACGCGCGGTGAAGAGGAGGAGCAGATCGTCACCTACCGCGACATCGAGCTGCACCTGCATTCGCGCGAAGCTTTCATCGCCGGCATGCCCGTCGAACTGACCAAACTGGAATTCAACCTGCTGCGTACCTTTATCGAGAACCGCACCACCGTGCTGCGGCGCGACTACCTGCTCAAAAGTGTCTGGGGCAAAAGCGACAGCTACCAGGGGCGCACGGTCAACGTCGCCATCAACCGCCTCAAAGAGAAGATCGACCCGGACAAGAGCAAAGACTATATCAAAACCGTCCGCGGCATCGGCTACATGATCCGCTAACCGGTGCCCCCGCACCGTAGACTACAGCAATAAAACAATCAGATAAAACGTATAAGAAGAGAAAGAAGGAAGGGGCAGAAGCAGCCCGGCATCAGCCGAATTTACCGCTGATGTACTCCTGGGTGAGTTTTTCCGCCGGGGTGACGAACATTTCGTCGGTCTTGTTCAGCTCGATGAGCTCGCCCAGGTACATGAAGCCCGTATAGTCGCTGACGCGGGCCGCCTGCTGCATGTTGTGCGTGACGATAATGATCGTAACGCGGTCGCGCAGCTCCATGACGAGCTTCTCGATCCCCTGGGTGGAGATGGGGTCGAGTGCCGAGGTCGGTTCGTCGAAGAGCAGGACATCCGGCTCGACGGCGATGGCGCGCGCAATACAGAGGCGCTGCTGCTGTCCGCCCGAGAGGCCGTTCGCATCGTGCTTGAGACGGTCTTTCACCTCGTCCCAGATCGCGGCGTCGCGCAGCGCCTTCTCAACGCGGTCCGCGAGCTCGGTTTTGTTTTTAAGTCCCTGCAGGCGCATGCCGTAGGCGATGTTGTCGAAGATGCTCATCGGGAACGCCGTCGGCTTCTGGAAGATCATCCCGATCTTGATACGCAGGTTGATCAGGTCCTCTTTGCTCTCAACGATGTTGCGCCCTTCGAACATGATCTTGCCGTCATACGTGTTCCCCGGATAGAGGTCGTGCATGCGGTTGAACGAACGCAGCAGGGTCGTTTTCCCGCAGCCCGAAGGCCCGATCAGGGCCGTGACCGCGTTTTTGGCGATCGGCATGGAGATGTTCTTGAGGTTCGGCGACGAAGCACCGGCATAGGTGAAACTGAAATTGTTGACTTCGATCGCCTTTTCGGACGGAATGTCGATTACGGTCGCCATAGGCTATCTCCCTTTTTTCTTGAGTAGAATCAGACGGCCCAGAATGTTGAGGCCAAGAATAAACATCGAGAGGATGAACGCCGCGGCCCATCCCATCTTCTGCCAGTCCTCATAGGGGCTGGTCGCGTAGTTGAACATCGTGACCGTCAGCGACGCCATCGGCTCGCTGAGATCGTAGTTGAGGAAGTTGTCGTTGAACGAGGTGAACAGCAGCGGTGCCGTCTCCCCGCCCACGCGGGCGATCCCCAGCAGAACGCCGGTCAGTACCCCCGCTTTCGCACCGCGGTAGACGACCTGCATGATCACCTTGTACTTCGGTGCGCCCAGGGCAAAAGCCGCCTCGCGCAGGGTCGAGGGGACCAGCTGCAGCATGTCGTCCGTCGTGCGCAGAATGATCGGGATCATGATGATCGCCAGCGCCACGACCCCGGCCCAGCCGCTGAAATGGCCCATCGGCAGGACGATAATGGCGTAGACGAAGGAGCCGATAACGATACTCGGCGCACTCATCATGATGTCGGAGATGTCGCGGATGATCTCAGCAAGCTTCGACTTCTGGCCGTACTCGCTGAGGTAGGTCCCGGCCAGGATACCCAGCGGCACGCCGACGGCGGTCGCCACACCGACCAGGATGAGCTGGCCGATCAGCGCCTGCCGCAGACCGCTCTCCTCGTAGCCCGGAGGCGCCCCTTCGAAGACGAAGATGTTCCAGTTGATGGCATCGATGCCGTTGGCGACGAGGACATAGAGGATCCAGAAGAGAAAGCCGATCCCGATCAGGGCCGAGAGGCTCGAAAGCCCGAGGACGATCTTGTTGACGAGCAGGCGTTTTTCAATCGCGGTCATTTCACTTTCCTTGTACGGCGCAGAAAATAGAACTTCGCCAGCGCGATGATGACGAAGCTCATCACCATCAGGATCAGCGCCAGTTCGAAGAGGCTCGAGAAGTAGAGATCCGTATCGGCCTCCGTGAACTCATTGGCGAGGGTAACGGGAATCGACGTCGCCGGCGCGGTAATGTCCAGCGAGATCTTGTGCACGTTCCCCATGACGAAGGTGACGGCCATCGTCTCGCCGACGGCACGGCCCAGGGCCAGGATCAGCGAACCGATGATCCCCGCCTTGGCGTAGGGGATGACGACGTCCTTGATGACGTCCCACTTCGTCGCCCCCAGCGCGTATGCCGACTCTTTGAGGATGTCCGGCGTCGTGTTCATCGCGTCGCGGGTGACCGCCGCCATGAAAGGCAGGATCATGATCGCGAGGATAATCCCCGCAGTAAGCATCCCGATCCCCAGACCGCCGAAAACGTCACGGATGATGGGCACGAAATAGAAAAGCCCCCACATCCCGTAGATGACCGAGGGGATCGCCGCCAGCAGCTCGATGGAGACCCCGACGGGTGATTTGAGCTTCGCCGGGGCGATCTCGCTCAGAAAGATCGCCACCCCTATCGCGACCGGAACGGCGAAGAGCATCGCCAGGAAGGTCGAGATCACCGAACCGGCAATCGCGGCGAACCCGCCGAATTTTTCCAGGTTCGGCGCCCATTTGTCCTGGAGGATGAAATCAAACCCGAACGCGGCGATCGCCTCCGTGGAGTGCTGGAAAAGCACCGTAAAAATCCAGGCGACGAGCAGCAAAATAGCCACCGCGACAAAGCGGGTCGCGTTCGCAAACAGTTTGTCAATCAGTAGTGTCAAACTTTTCTCTCTTCATCGGGCGTAGATGCCCTTGATATGGTGGGCGCAATGGTAAGCTACAAAGGTTACAGAAACATTACATATAGGTGGTAAAGCCCGCAGGCAAGGGGCTTCAGAGCAGTGGGACGTCGGCTGTCGGCGCGGTATCCGAAGCGGCACCCGGCATGAGGGGGGCGAGGCTGAAACCGAACGAGGAGCCCTCCCCTTCCACGCTGCTGATCTGCAGCTTCGTGTTGTGCAGGGCCAGGATGTAGCTGACGATGGAGAGCCCCAGTCCCATCGAATTGTCCCAGGTGTTCTTGTCGACGCGGTAGAACTTGCTGCTGATACGGTCAAGCTCCTTTGCGGCGATGCCGATCCCCCGGTCATGGACCCAGAGCATCCCGTCCGCTATCTCCAGTGTCACCGCCCCTTCGGAGTATTTCATCGCGTTATCGAGCAGGTTCGTGACGACCAGGTCGATCATCGTGCGGTCCGCTTCGACACTGCTGGGGGGACAGGAGACGTCCAGGGTCCGGTCGGTGTACTTTTTCGTAATGTTGTTTGCACACTCGGTGGCCAGATCGCAGAGATCAAACCGGCTCTTCGCCGGGGCCAGGTCATTGTTCTCGAGCTTGACGGAGAGCGACAGGCGGTCGAGCATCGTCGAGATCTTCTGGGCGTTGGCCGTGATCTTCTGCAAGAAGCGCTGCCGGATCCGGCCGTCGATTTCCGGATCGTCATGGAGCGTCTCCGCGTAGCCGACGATCGAGGCGATCGGGTTCTTGAACTCGTGGCTGATCGCCGAGAGGATATCATTGCGCTGCTTGTTGATGAGGCGCAGCCGCGCCGTGTACTTGCGCTTCTGGCGCTCCCGCTTGGCCAGCTTCTTGACGAGGTTCTTGAGCAGCAGCGAGATCTGCAGGAACTCCGTGAAATAGCGCGGTTTCACGACCGCTTTGTAGTTCTTGTCGCTGATCTCTTCGAGGTAGGCCGAGAGCTGGGCGATGTCGTAGCGGATCTTGCGGCTCATCCGTACCGCGAGGTAGACCACGACGAGCAGCAGCAGGGCCAGGACGCCCGCCAGCCGGTAAAGCAGTTTGTAGAAGTCGTCAAGCACCTTCTGCAGACTGACGGCGATGCGCAGCGTGTAAGAGCGCCCCTGCCAGACGATGCGTTTGGCCACATAGAGAAAATCGATGCCGATCGTATGGGAGAAGCGGACGGCCTGGCCGAACTCCCCTTTGGCGGCGGCCATGACCTCTTCGCGGTTGGCGTGGTTTTCCATCTCTTCGCGGTTGGCATCGCTCTCCGCGGCCACCGTGCCGTCGGCGGCAATGACGGTGATGCGTTTCCCGATCCGCGGCGCCGTATCCGCAATGTAAGCGTCAAGGCTGGGAACGTACTGCAGGGTGGACTCGATCAGCCCGATCTCCTGCTTGAGCCGCACCTCGTAGTCAGTGATGACGGACTCTTTAAGGGTAAAGTAGCCCACGAATGAAGCAATGATCCCCATCAGCGCGAAGATGCCGAGGAACTGGAGGACAAATGAGTGGTGGATCTTCAGCAAAGTGTGTACCCTACTCCGCGTACCGTTTTGATGTACTCTTTGCTCTTGTCCGGGTCGATCTTCTCTTTGAGGCGGTTGATGGCGACGTTGACGGTGCGGTCCTGGTAGACCTCATCGCCTCCCCAGACATGTTCAAGCAGGTAGTCCCGGTCAAGGACGACGTTCTGGTTGGAGATCAGCGTATGCAGCAGGTCGAATTCGAGTTTGGTGAGCGTGATGGGGCTTCCCTCGATGGTCACCTCCCGCGAGGCGAGGTTGAGCAGGATGTCCCGGTAGGCAACGACACCCTCGGAGGGCGTACCCTTGGTCCGGCGGAGCACGGCGTTGATGCGCAGCAGCAGCTCTTTCATATTGAAAGGCTTGGTCATATAGTCGTCCCCGCCGCGCATGAACCCCTCTTCGATATCGCTCTCTTTGTTCTTGGCGCTGAGGTAGATGACCGGGGTCTGGATCCCCTCCTTGCGCAGCAAAGCGACGAATTCGCTCCCCTCCGCACCGGGAAGGTTCCGGTCCATGATCATCAGGTCGACCGACTCCTCCTCGAGCACGCGGCGGACGTTTTTCGTGTTCAGGAATCCGATCGTCTCAAACCCCTCTTTTTCCAGGTTGTACTCGATGAGTTCAAGAAGGTCCTCTTCATCCTCAACAATGACTATCGTCGTTTGCATCGCGTTTCCCACTCCCTTATTTAGTAGCTCTGAAGTTTCCCGCCTTTGTGTTCGAACATCAGCAGGTTGGCAACGTTGACGGCACGGTCGCAGACCCGTTCGAGCTTGCGCAGCGTCCCCAGCATCCGGACATACGATGCGGAGAGCTCATGCTCGGAGATGATCATGGACATGATATCTTTTTCGAGGATCGCGAAGAGGTCGTCGTTTTTGCTCTCTTCAACCATTACTTTCCGGTAGGTCTCCTCAACATCGCAGGAGTCGATCTTTGAAACGCACTCATAGATGCTGGTCAGCGCATTGACGACGCTCTTGTGCAGCTGGACGATGGCATTGTCGAAAGGTTCAAGGTTGCAATCGCTCTGCATCAGTTCACGGATGCGGCGGGCATATTTTTTCGTCCCTTCGGCGATGCGGACCAGTTCGTTGGTCATCTTGAGGTAGGCCACCAGCCCGCGGAGTTCCTGGGCTTCCGGTCCGAACAGCGCAAAGGTCTTCACGATCTCGTTGTCGACGGTGTTGCCGTCGTTTTCGATCATCTTCAAGGTTTCCGTCGCTGCTTCGAAACCGTCCGCATTCTTGGCGCTGTACGCCTCGAGAGCCATACGGTTTGCTGTAACCTCTTTATGAATGATCTCGGCGACCATCCCCTGTATCTCGCGCAACTTTGTTTCGTAGCGTGGAAGCATGCTCATCCTTACTTTATTTCAGATAGTGTAACACAACTCCCATAGGCGGCGGTATACCCGGGCCGCGGCAGCCGTGTTTTAGTTGATAATTGATGGCCGGGATTATACGGGGGCTTGGTAACATAAAGGTTACAATCACACCCGCCCGAAAAATGAAGTGTAATCATTTTGTAACCGTGCGATCCTACAATTCGGCCATCACAACACGAAGGATCGTTTATGTTCAAACGCATCGCAACTGCCCTTACGCTTGCATCACTTGCACTGGCCTCTGCATCTGCAGCCGACAAGATCAGCGGCGCGGGCGCTTCATTCCCCGCCCCGCTCTATTATGACTGGGCTTTCAACTACGGCAAAGAGACCCGTAGCCGTGTCAACTACCAGTCCATCGGTTCCGGCGGCGGGATCAAGCAGATCACGAACCGTATCGTCGACTTCGGTGCCTCCGACAAGCCGCTCACGACCAAGGAGCTGACCAAGGCGAAACTGCTCCAGTTCCCGGCTGTCATCGGTGCAATCGTCGTCGCGTATAACCTCCCGGGCATCGCCGACGAGCAGCTCAAACTCTCTAACACTCTCGTCGCCGACATCTTCGCCGGCAAAATCACGATGTGGAACGACCCGGCGATCGCCGCGGAGAACAAAGGGCTGGCGCTCCCGAACGAAAAGATCATCGTCGTACACCGTTCCGACGGGTCAGGCACGACATACAACTTTACCTATTACCTGACAAAGAGCTCCGAGAACTGGGCCAACACGTACGGTGCCGGCAAGGCGATCGACTGGGCCGTCGGTATGGGCGGCAAAGGCAACGAAGGGGTTTCCAACCTCCTCAAACAGACGCCTTTCACCATCGGTTACATCGAAAGCGCCTACAAAGAGAAGAACCACCTCGCCGCCGCGACGCTGCAGACGGCGAACGGCAAGTGGGTCACGGCCCGCGAGGAGAACTTCAAGGCGGCGGCACAGTACGCCAGCTGGACGAAAGAGGACAACTTCTACGCACTGCTGGCACTCCAGCCGGGCGACACCTCCTACCCGATCGTCGCGGCCACTTTCATCCTCCTGCCCAAAGAGAAAGCGGGCATGAACAAGAAGGTAACCGCCTTCTATGACTACGCCTTCAAGCAGGGCGACGAGAGTGCCAAGAAGCTCGGTTACATCCCGCTGCCCGAAAGCACGAAACAGATGATCCGCGAATACTGGACAACGAACATCAAATAATCCGGGCGGTCACACCCACCCTTTTCCGGCGGCCCCTCGCCGCCGTTTCCCCTTTCATCCACTCCTAATTACCCTTTTTCTCATTCTCATTCAACAACCGTCCCCTGTCGTATCCGGTATTCTCCGTGTGCTATACTGGACCCGATACGGTTCATCCCATCAGACGCCGCATCATGGTTACGCTACAGTTGCTCTTTGGTTACAGTGGGATACATCTTTGTAATCTTTATGTAACCAAGCTGCTTTACAATTCACACAACTTAATGAATGAGGAAGCACAACAATGAAACAGATCGTTCTCTCAACGATTGCCGCACTGACACTGAGTACGGTCGCATCTGCCGACGCCACCACGCTTTACAGTGATCCGACAACGGGACAGGTCTTTACTCAGCCGGGCGAGAACCGTGTCAAGATGGGTGAGTTCGTCGATGCGAACACCCTTGAAACGTCCGGAGAGAAGACGACGGTTATTGCAAAGGATTCCCCGGAATTCCTGCTGGGCCAGGAGACCGCGCCGAACATGAAGTTCACGGCATCGGACAACCCGGACATGTGGCTCAAACTCGGAGTCCGCATCCAGGGAACGTTCGAGAACTACCAGCGTGATTATGAAGACGCGGCAAAGAGCGACACCAACAACTGGGACGCCTACCTCCGCCGGACGCGTTTCGAAGCCGCTGCCGGTTTCAGCAAAAACGTCTCATTCACAATGGATATCCGCAACGACAAGGCCAACTACCAGGACGACGGCGAGCAGAAGTTCAATGTCGGCGATGCCTACCTCAAGATCAGCAAACCCTTCGGGACATCCCTTGTGAACTTCCGCCTCTACCGCGGCAAGATTGACGTGTCCCGTACCGAGACCGTCAAATCCGCCTATGTCCTGCACTATGACCGCCCGCACGTCGCGGATGAAGCGGCGCAGTACATCACCCACAACCGCCGCGGGACCAATGCGAAAATGTACGGGGACTGGAAGAAGAAAATCTATTACGAGGTCGCGTTCGGGGACGGTGTCTACTCCGGCAAGTTCAAAGACGCGGGCGGCAGCAGCTTCGACGGGGACGATTTCAACCAGAAAAGCTTCTTCTACGGCGGGAAGGTCGTCCTCTCTCCGTTTGACGGCTGGGAAGAGACGAAGCGGACCGAAACCTACTTCGGCAAAGGCAAGCACTTTGAAATCGGCGCCTCCTACTGGAACAGCCCCGGGATCGAGTATGCCGACAGCAATGTCTCACAGACCATCGACCACGAGCTGATCAACCTCGAGATGTCGGCACACTACAAAGGCGCCTTTGTGCAGGCGGAGTGGTTTCAGTTCGACGGCGTCGTCAAGAACTGGGGCGAGGCCGAAACCGGCAAATCCACCGGCTGGTACGTCACCGGGGAGTACGTCATCGAGGCACTGGAATACCTCGCACCGTTCGTGCGCTACGAAAACTGGGATAAATACGACGGGAAAGGGGACTGGGGACTCGAGTCGAAAATGGCAGGGGTGAACTGGTACCTCAGAGGCAACTCGACCAAAGTCGGTCTCGTCTTCCAGGAAGACACCTACGGGAAAGATCTCGGCGACTACACCGATACTCGCTTCAAAGTCACGACACAGTGGTTCTTCTAAAGAACCGCTGCCCCGCTTCTAGACCTCAATCCTCGATATAGTAACCGATCCCCGAAGCGTTCTGGATGATGTCTGTGGGCAGTTTGTTGCGCAGGCGCCACACAAGGGTGCGCACGCTGTTCTCCGTCGCCCCCTTCTCCTCCCAGACGTAGTTGATCGCCTGGTCGAAACTGACCACGAGGCCCAGCTGGGCGACCAGCAGGCGCATGAAAGCGTTCTCTTTCTTCGTCAGCTTGATCTTCTTGCCCTGGTAGAACGTTTCGCAGACGCTGATGTCGAGATAGTAGTCGTCACCGAACGGGACGATCGGCTTGTCGGAGAGCTTCTTGTTATAGAGCAGCTTTTCGAGGTTGAGCTTATCGTTTTTAAGCCCCTCCATATTCTCTTCACGCTCTTTTTCGACATGGTATTTGTACATCGCCATCTGGATCGTCGCATGCAGCGACTCCGGGTCGAAAGGTTTGACGATGTAGCCGTAGGGTTCGGTCTGTTTCGCTTCGTCAATGATGTTCGCATCGGAGTGAGCCGTGAGATAGATGAACGGAAGGGCGTGCTTCTCACGGATATACTTCGCCAGTTCGATCCCGTCCGCATCTTCCTGCAGACTGATATCAACCAGGACGATATCGGGTTCATACACCTTGATCTTGTTGGGTGCCTGGATCGATGAATCGACCGTCGCGGCAACCTCATACCCCTGGTTTTCCAAAGCGATCTGAAGGTTCATCGCTGTAACGGGATCGTCCTCGACGATCATGACTTTGTAACTTTCCATCCCCACCCTTATACAAGCTCGATCAGTGCATCAAAAGTGCATTAAAAATAATTATAGTGAAAAAGGACTTTATTACAAAGTTATCATAGAGATGTCACATAAAACAAAATTCACCAAATAATGAAATGTTTCAAAACGAATCAGCTTTTTCCCGCAACGAAGGTATTGAAACAGTTCCGCATCTCCGAAAGCACGCCGGCGTAATCCAGCGCGCTGTTGCCCCCGCGGGCTTCCAACTCCATCGATTCGGCCAGCCGGGTCATCGCCTCGAAGCGGAAATTGCTGCTGGAACCCTTAATAGAGTGTGCCAGCAGGGCGACCTGCTTGAGGTCCCCCGCGGCGATCGCCTCTTCCAGCGCACCGAAACTCTGCATCATCTTCTCCCGGTAGACGCCCAGCAGCATCTGAAGCTGCGCCTCGGTGACCTGCAGAATCTCGCACAGCTCTTTGTGTTCCGGAACCGTCACTTCGGGCGTCACCTCCGCTTCGTCTACCCTTTCGGCGCGGGGAAGATAGCGTTCGAGCGAAGCAACCAGGGTCTCCATACGGATCGGCTTTCCGAGGAAGTCGTCATAGATGCGCCGCTGTTCGATCCCGCCCAGTACGTTGGCCGTCAGGGCGATCACCGGCAGGTGCGGCCGCCGCTCCCGGCTCTCGATATGCCGGATCGCCTGCAGGGCGTCACGCCCGTTCATGACCGGCATCTGCTCGTCCATCAACACGAGGTCAAACGCCTCAGAGCGGAACCGTTTGAGCGCCTCGGCCCCGTTGCCGACGATCGTATAGGTCACCCCGAGGTTCCCCAGCAGCGTGCCGATCAGCTCCTGGTTCGCTTCGTTATCCTCGGCGACCAGGACGTGGCCGTCAAAACGCACCCCTGCCGTATCCCTTTTGGGCTCCGGTTCGACGTCACCTGTCAGGGCCGTTTCGATCACCTCCTGCAGTTTGGCGCAGTACAGCGGCATCACGAGCGGGGTCACCCCGCTGACACTCTCATAGGTGTCATAGGGGGCATCCATCAGCACGACTTTTGGGCGCTCGGCTGCCAGAAGCGCATCCCGTTCCGGCGCTCCGATGCAGTGTTCGGAGAAAAAGAGGAGGTCGTAATCGCCGTCAAGCTGCTCCACCGCCGTGATCTCCACGCCGAAGCTCTGGAGATAGCGAACGAGCGACGCCGCCATCGGGTCGAATTTCTGCTCGGGGCAGTAGAGTGCGAGCCGCTTGGTGCGGATGCACTCCAGGTCCGTCAGCAGCGGGCGCGTTTCATCCCCAACGCGGACGGGAAGCGTGATGGTGAAGGTACTCCCGATCCCGGGGTGCGAGTGCACCGTGATCTCCCCCTCCATGTGCCGCACCAGCTGGGCACTGATGGAGAGTCCCAGCCCCGTACCGCCTGCGGCCGGATGGTCCGCGTTCCTCGCCTGGGAAAAGGGGTCGAAGATGTGACGCTGGTCTTTGGCCGCGATCCCGATCCCGGTGTCGATGACGCTGATGCTGATCCGCCCGTCGGTGTAGTATGCCTCGACCGTGATCTCCCCGCCCGGCGGGGTGAACTTGATCGCGTTTCCGAGCAGGTTGGAAATGACCTGCTGAATGCGCAGCGGATCGGCGATCAGCTCGTAGGGGATGCGCGGATCGATGAAGCTTGTCAGGGTGAGATGCTGCTGGTTGACGCTGGGGACGAAGAGTTCCAGGGTATGGGTGATGGTACGGTGCAGGTTGAAGGCTACGGGGTCGACGGTGAACTCGCCGCTGCGCAGTTTGGAGAAGTCGAGGATATCGTTGATGATGCTCAGCAGGTTCTCGCCGCTGCTGTAGATGATATCGAGGTAACGGCGGTCTTTGGCCGTCTGCGCTTCATCCTTGAGCAGGGCCACAAACCCCAGGATGGCATTGAGCGGCGTACGGATCTCGTGCGACATGTTGGAGAGGAAGTACTCCTTCGCCTCCCCCGCCGCGATCGCCTCCTCTTTGGCCACGACAAGGTCGGTGACCTCGTAACTGATCGCCATGTACTCCGTCACCCCGCTTTGCGTATCGGTGATCGGGACGACCGTCGTGTCGATGTAGAAGGTCCGTCCCTCTTTCGCCCTCCCCTTGATGGTCCCTTTGAAGACCCCCTCTTCGCTGATGGCCGCCGCCAGGTGATTGAAAAAGCTCCCCGGCATTTCAGGGTCGTAAAGCATGGTATGGGAGCTGCCGACAAGCTCTTCCTGGCTGTAGCCGCAGACGCGTGTCAGTTTCTCATTGGCATAGGTAATGATGCCCTGCGCATCCGTTTTGGCGACGATGGCGCTTTCGTCGATGGCCCGGCGATACTCTTCAAGCAGTTTGACGTTGCGCTCGATCTCCCGCTCTTTCTGGTAGATCGTCTCGGTATAGCGTTTGAGCACCCCGGAGAAGTTGAGGTCGAAGACGTAGCTGATCTCGTCGTAGACCTCCTGCGAATTGACGCCGATCTCGTAGGAGACATCCACCATTGCACGGCGGAAGTGGCTGCAGAGCATAAAAAGTTCGTCGGAGGTGACTTCGTGGTCTTTGAGGTATTCGAGCAGTTCCGCCATGACCGGGCAGTCGCCGATCTGCATCTCACCGCGGATGACCATCTCGAAATAGTCGTAGACCCCCGAGGCGTACTGGCGGATAAAAAAGTCGGTTTCGATCCCGTGGCGCCGCAGCACCGACCCGGCCGCCTCGTAGGAGACCCAGCGCTGCAGAATGGTCGCCTTGGCCTCCTTGAAACGGTCAATAACCCGTTGAAGCTGCGGAACGGACGGCATGCGCTTCTCCTGCGATATTCAAATTAAAAAAATTGATTTTAGCACATCGTGGGAAACGGTTGGATCAGGGGGCCACCCAGGCAACGACGCCGAGGCCGAGCAGCGCCAGCTGCCCCAGGGCGATCGCGGAGGTCCCGATGATGTTGCCCGTCTGGCAGCTGGTACACTGCTTGTACTTTTTCGCCTCGTACTCGGCA is a genomic window of Sulfurimonas sp. HSL1-2 containing:
- a CDS encoding response regulator transcription factor, with the protein product MKATIAIVEDDTDLLELLEYRLGKEGFDVVGFTNTKNVKQVLTEEPVDLIIMDRNLPDVEGSEYIAMLRYQGLKTPVIFLSAKDSSAQVQEGFLRGGDDYITKPFEIDELILRIKAVLRRTRGEEEEQIVTYRDIELHLHSREAFIAGMPVELTKLEFNLLRTFIENRTTVLRRDYLLKSVWGKSDSYQGRTVNVAINRLKEKIDPDKSKDYIKTVRGIGYMIR
- the pstB gene encoding phosphate ABC transporter ATP-binding protein PstB — encoded protein: MATVIDIPSEKAIEVNNFSFTYAGASSPNLKNISMPIAKNAVTALIGPSGCGKTTLLRSFNRMHDLYPGNTYDGKIMFEGRNIVESKEDLINLRIKIGMIFQKPTAFPMSIFDNIAYGMRLQGLKNKTELADRVEKALRDAAIWDEVKDRLKHDANGLSGGQQQRLCIARAIAVEPDVLLFDEPTSALDPISTQGIEKLVMELRDRVTIIIVTHNMQQAARVSDYTGFMYLGELIELNKTDEMFVTPAEKLTQEYISGKFG
- the pstA gene encoding phosphate ABC transporter permease PstA, with translation MTAIEKRLLVNKIVLGLSSLSALIGIGFLFWILYVLVANGIDAINWNIFVFEGAPPGYEESGLRQALIGQLILVGVATAVGVPLGILAGTYLSEYGQKSKLAEIIRDISDIMMSAPSIVIGSFVYAIIVLPMGHFSGWAGVVALAIIMIPIILRTTDDMLQLVPSTLREAAFALGAPKYKVIMQVVYRGAKAGVLTGVLLGIARVGGETAPLLFTSFNDNFLNYDLSEPMASLTVTMFNYATSPYEDWQKMGWAAAFILSMFILGLNILGRLILLKKKGR
- the pstC gene encoding phosphate ABC transporter permease subunit PstC is translated as MTLLIDKLFANATRFVAVAILLLVAWIFTVLFQHSTEAIAAFGFDFILQDKWAPNLEKFGGFAAIAGSVISTFLAMLFAVPVAIGVAIFLSEIAPAKLKSPVGVSIELLAAIPSVIYGMWGLFYFVPIIRDVFGGLGIGMLTAGIILAIMILPFMAAVTRDAMNTTPDILKESAYALGATKWDVIKDVVIPYAKAGIIGSLILALGRAVGETMAVTFVMGNVHKISLDITAPATSIPVTLANEFTEADTDLYFSSLFELALILMVMSFVIIALAKFYFLRRTRKVK
- a CDS encoding ATP-binding protein, encoding MLKIHHSFVLQFLGIFALMGIIASFVGYFTLKESVITDYEVRLKQEIGLIESTLQYVPSLDAYIADTAPRIGKRITVIAADGTVAAESDANREEMENHANREEVMAAAKGEFGQAVRFSHTIGIDFLYVAKRIVWQGRSYTLRIAVSLQKVLDDFYKLLYRLAGVLALLLLVVVYLAVRMSRKIRYDIAQLSAYLEEISDKNYKAVVKPRYFTEFLQISLLLKNLVKKLAKRERQKRKYTARLRLINKQRNDILSAISHEFKNPIASIVGYAETLHDDPEIDGRIRQRFLQKITANAQKISTMLDRLSLSVKLENNDLAPAKSRFDLCDLATECANNITKKYTDRTLDVSCPPSSVEADRTMIDLVVTNLLDNAMKYSEGAVTLEIADGMLWVHDRGIGIAAKELDRISSKFYRVDKNTWDNSMGLGLSIVSYILALHNTKLQISSVEGEGSSFGFSLAPLMPGAASDTAPTADVPLL
- a CDS encoding response regulator transcription factor; amino-acid sequence: MQTTIVIVEDEEDLLELIEYNLEKEGFETIGFLNTKNVRRVLEEESVDLMIMDRNLPGAEGSEFVALLRKEGIQTPVIYLSAKNKESDIEEGFMRGGDDYMTKPFNMKELLLRINAVLRRTKGTPSEGVVAYRDILLNLASREVTIEGSPITLTKLEFDLLHTLISNQNVVLDRDYLLEHVWGGDEVYQDRTVNVAINRLKEKIDPDKSKEYIKTVRGVGYTLC
- a CDS encoding PhoU domain-containing protein; protein product: MSMLPRYETKLREIQGMVAEIIHKEVTANRMALEAYSAKNADGFEAATETLKMIENDGNTVDNEIVKTFALFGPEAQELRGLVAYLKMTNELVRIAEGTKKYARRIRELMQSDCNLEPFDNAIVQLHKSVVNALTSIYECVSKIDSCDVEETYRKVMVEESKNDDLFAILEKDIMSMIISEHELSASYVRMLGTLRKLERVCDRAVNVANLLMFEHKGGKLQSY
- the pstS gene encoding phosphate ABC transporter substrate-binding protein PstS — encoded protein: MFKRIATALTLASLALASASAADKISGAGASFPAPLYYDWAFNYGKETRSRVNYQSIGSGGGIKQITNRIVDFGASDKPLTTKELTKAKLLQFPAVIGAIVVAYNLPGIADEQLKLSNTLVADIFAGKITMWNDPAIAAENKGLALPNEKIIVVHRSDGSGTTYNFTYYLTKSSENWANTYGAGKAIDWAVGMGGKGNEGVSNLLKQTPFTIGYIESAYKEKNHLAAATLQTANGKWVTAREENFKAAAQYASWTKEDNFYALLALQPGDTSYPIVAATFILLPKEKAGMNKKVTAFYDYAFKQGDESAKKLGYIPLPESTKQMIREYWTTNIK
- a CDS encoding response regulator, whose translation is MESYKVMIVEDDPVTAMNLQIALENQGYEVAATVDSSIQAPNKIKVYEPDIVLVDISLQEDADGIELAKYIREKHALPFIYLTAHSDANIIDEAKQTEPYGYIVKPFDPESLHATIQMAMYKYHVEKEREENMEGLKNDKLNLEKLLYNKKLSDKPIVPFGDDYYLDISVCETFYQGKKIKLTKKENAFMRLLVAQLGLVVSFDQAINYVWEEKGATENSVRTLVWRLRNKLPTDIIQNASGIGYYIED